From one Felis catus isolate Fca126 chromosome E2, F.catus_Fca126_mat1.0, whole genome shotgun sequence genomic stretch:
- the TSHZ3 gene encoding teashirt homolog 3, with protein MPRRKQQAPRRAAAYVSDELKAAALVEEDIDPEESTADGEPSAKYMCPEKELSKSCPSYQNSPAAEFSSHEMDSESHISETSDRMADFESGSIKNEEETKEVAVPLEDTTVSDSLEQMKAVYNNFLSNSYWSNLHLNLHPPSSEKNNGGGSSSSSSSSSSSSCGSGSFDWHQSAMAKTLQQVSQSRVLPEPSLFSTVQLYRQSSKLYGSIFTGASKFRCKDCSAAYDTLVELTVHMNETGHYRDDNHETDNNNPKRWSKPRKRSLLEMEGKEDAQKVLKCMYCGHSFESLQDLSVHMIKTKHYQKVPLKEPVTPVAAKIIPAARKKASLELELPSSPDSTGGTPKAVMPDTNDVLQKNSNPYITPNNRYGHQNGASYAWHFEARKSQILKCMECGSSHDTLQELTAHMMVTGHFIKVTNSAMKKGKPIMETPVTPTITTLLDEKVQSVPLAATTFTSPANTPASVSPKLNVEVKKEVDKDKAVPDEKPKEKEKPCEEEEKYDISSKYHYLTENDLEESPKGGLDILKSLENTVTSAINKAQNGTPSWGGYPSIHAAYQLPNMMKLSLGSSGKSAPLKPMFGNSEIVSPTKTQTLVSPPSSQTSPMPKTNFHAMEELVKKVTEKVAKAEEKTKEPEGKLSPPKRATPSPCSSEISEPIKMEASSSDGGFKSQEGSPSPQRDGCKEGSPPAEPVENGKELVKPMSSGLSSSTAIITDHPPEQPFVNPLSALQSVMNIHLGKAAKPSLPALDPMSMLFKMSNSLAEKAAVATPPPLQSKKADHLDRYFYHVNNDQPIDLTKGKSDKGCSLGSVLLSPTSTSPATSSSTVTTAKTSAVVSFMSNSPLRENALSDISDMLKNLTESHTSKSSTPSSISEKSDIDGATLEEAEEATPAQKRKGRQSNWNPQHLLILQAQFAASLRQTSEGKYIMSDLSPQERMHISRFTGLSMTTISHWLANVKYQLRRTGGTKFLKNLDTGHPVFFCNDCASQIRTPSTYISHLESHLGFRLRDLSKLSTEQINNQIAQTKSPSEKLATSSPEEDLGTSYQCKLCNRTFASKHAVKLHLSKTHGKSPEDHLLYVSELEKQ; from the coding sequence CCTACGTTTCCGATGAGTTAAAGGCTGCCGCCCTGGTAGAAGAGGATATAGACCCCGAGGAGAGCACGGCAGATGGGGAGCCCTCGGCCAAGTACATGTGCCCGGAGAAGGAGCTCAGCAAGAGCTGCCCCAGTTACCAGAACTCCCCGGCGGCTGAGTTTTCCAGCCACGAGATGGACAGCGAGTCCCACATCAGTGAGACCAGTGACCGCATGGCTGACTTTGAAAGCGGCTCCATCAAGAACGAAGAGGAGACCAAGGAGGTGGCGGTCCCCCTGGAAGACACGACCGTGTCGGACAGCCTGGAGCAGATGAAGGCCGTGTACAACAACTTCCTGTCCAACTCCTACTGGTCCAACCTGCACCTCAACCTGCACCCGCCGTCGTCGGAGAAGAACaacggcggcggcagcagcagcagcagcagcagcagcagcagcagcagctgcggCAGCGGGAGCTTCGACTGGCACCAGAGCGCCATGGCCAAGACCCTGCAGCAGGTGTCGCAGAGCCGCGTGCTGCCCGAGCCCAGCCTCTTCAGCACCGTGCAGCTGTACCGGCAGAGCAGCAAGCTCTACGGCTCCATCTTCACGGGCGCCAGCAAGTTCCGCTGCAAGGACTGCAGCGCCGCCTACGACACGCTGGTGGAGCTGACCGTGCACATGAACGAGACGGGGCACTACCGCGACGACAACCACGAGACCGACAACAACAACCCCAAGCGCTGGTCCAAGCCCCGCAAGCGCTCCTTGCTGGAGATGGAGGGCAAGGAGGACGCCCAGAAGGTGCTGAAGTGCATGTACTGCGGCCACTCGTTCGAGTCTCTGCAGGACCTGAGCGTCCACATGATCAAAACGAAACACTACCAAAAAGTGCCTCTGAAGGAGCCCGTGACTCCCGTCGCAGCCAAAATCATCCCTGCCGCCCGGAAGAAAGCTTCGCTGGAGCTGGAGCTCCCCAGCTCCCCGGATTCCACGGGCGGGACCCCCAAGGCTGTGATGCCCGACACCAACGACGTGCTTCAGAAGAACTCCAACCCCTACATCACGCCAAATAACCGGTACGGCCACCAGAACGGGGCCAGCTACGCGTGGCACTTTGAAGCCCGGAAGTCCCAGATCCTGAAGTGCATGGAGTGCGGCAGCTCCCACGATACCCTGCAGGAGCTCACCGCCCACATGATGGTCACCGGCCACTTCATCAAGGTCACGAACTCGGCCATGAAGAAGGGCAAGCCCATCATGGAGACGCCCGTCACGCCCACCATCACGACCCTGCTGGACGAGAAGGTGCAGTCCGTGCCCCTGGCCGCCACCACCTTCACGTCCCCCGCCAACACCCCCGCCAGCGTCTCCCCGAAGCTGAACGTGGAGGTCAAGAAGGAGGTCGACAAGGACAAGGCGGTCCCCGACGAGAAGCCCAAGGAAAAGGAGAAGCCCTGCGAAGAGGAGGAGAAATATGACATCTCTTCCAAGTACCACTATTTGACTGAAAACGACCTAGAGGAGAGCCCCAAGGGGGGCCTGGATATCCTGAAATCCCTGGAGAACACCGTGACGTCGGCGATCAACAAGGCGCAGAACGGCACCCCCAGCTGGGGGGGCTACCCCAGCATCCACGCCGCCTACCAGCTCCCCAACATGATGAAGCTGTCCCTGGGCTCGTCGGGGAAGAGCGCGCCCCTGAAACCCATGTTCGGCAACAGCGAGATCGTGTCTCCCACGAAAACCCAGACCCTGGTCTCTCCCCCCAGCAGCCAGACCTCGCCCATGCCCAAGACGAACTTCCACGCCATGGAGGAGCTGGTGAAGAAAGTCACCGAGAAGGTTGCCAAAGCGGAGGAGAAGACGAAGGAGCCGGAGGGCAAGCTGTCTCCGCCCAAGCGGGCCACCCCGTCCCCGTGCAGCAGCGAAATCAGCGAGCCCATCAAGATGGAGGCGTCCAGCAGCGACGGGGGCTTCAAAAGCCAGGagggcagccccagcccccagcggGACGGCTGCAAGGAGGGGAGCCCCCCGGCAGAGCCGGTGGAGAACGGCAAGGAGCTGGTGAAACCCATGAGCAGCGGCCTGAGCAGCAGCACGGCCATCATCACCGACCACCCGCCCGAACAGCCTTTCGTGAACCCGCTGAGTGCCCTCCAGTCGGTCATGAACATCCACCTGGGCAAGGCTGCCAAGCCCTCCCTGCCCGCCCTTGACCCCATGAGCATGCTTTTCAAGATGAGCAACAGCCTGGCTGAGAAGGCGGCCGTGGCCACGCCGCCGCCCCTGCAGTCCAAGAAGGCGGACCACCTCGACCGCTATTTCTACCACGTCAACAACGACCAGCCCATAGACTTGACAAAAGGGAAGAGTGACAAGGGCTGCTCTTTGGGTTCAGTGCTTTTGTCACCCACGTCCACATCCCCGGCAACCTCCTCATCCACGGTGACAACGGCAAAGACATCTGCCGTCGTATCATTCATGTCAAACTCGCCGCTCCGCGAGAATGCCTTGTCAGATATATCCGATATGCTGAAGAACTTGACAGAGAGCCACACGTCAAAGTCCTCCACTCCTTCCAGCATCTCCGAGAAGTCTGACATTGACGGGGCCACTCTGGAGGAGGCCGAGGAGGCGACGCCCGCGCAGAAGAGGAAGGGCCGCCAGTCAAACTGGAACCCCCAGCACCTGCTCATCCTCCAGGCCCAGTTTGCCGCCAGCCTCCGGCAGACCTCCGAGGGGAAGTACATCATGTCCGACCTGAGCCCCCAGGAACGCATGCACATCTCGAGGTTCACCGGGCTCTCCATGACCACCATCAGCCACTGGCTGGCCAACGTGAAATACCAGCTTCGAAGGACAGGTGGAacaaagttcctcaaaaacttggACACCGGCCACCCCGTGTTCTTTTGTAATGACTGCGCGTCACAAATCAGGACTCCCTCCACGTACATCAGTCACCTGGAGTCACACCTGGGCTTCCGGCTCCGGGACTTGTCCAAACTGTCCACCGAACAGATTAACAATCAAATAGCACAAACCAAGTCGCCCTCAGAAAAACTGGCGACGTCCTCCCCGGAGGAGGACCTGGGGACCTCCTACCAGTGCAAACTTTGCAATCGGACCTTTGCGAGCAAGCATGCGGTTAAACTTCACCTTAGCAAAACACACGGGAAATCCCCAGAAGACCACCTTCTGTACGTCTCTGAGTTAGAGAAGCAGTAG